The following are encoded together in the Nocardioides sp. Arc9.136 genome:
- a CDS encoding (2Fe-2S)-binding protein produces the protein MSRDRRSARIDPQPGVDRGPRARITVDGRSVDCYVGESVAAAMIADSGDLALRRTADGEPRGLFCGMGVCFECLVVVDDVPNTRACMTWVRDGMAVGTQVGPEGRGDA, from the coding sequence GTGAGCCGCGACCGCAGGAGCGCCCGGATCGACCCCCAGCCGGGGGTCGACCGCGGCCCGCGCGCGCGCATCACCGTCGACGGCCGCTCGGTCGACTGCTACGTCGGCGAGAGCGTCGCGGCCGCGATGATCGCCGACAGCGGCGACCTCGCCCTGCGCCGCACCGCGGACGGCGAGCCGCGGGGGCTCTTCTGCGGCATGGGCGTCTGCTTCGAGTGCCTCGTCGTCGTCGACGACGTCCCCAACACCCGGGCGTGCATGACCTGGGTCCGCGACGGCATGGCCGTCGGGACCCAGGTCGGCCCCGAAGGGCGTGGCGACGCCTGA